A window from Vulpes lagopus strain Blue_001 chromosome 23, ASM1834538v1, whole genome shotgun sequence encodes these proteins:
- the SNIP1 gene encoding smad nuclear-interacting protein 1, producing the protein MKEVKSERERGTRRRHRDGDVVAAAMVVKVKQERLSPEAAPPAHRRPESSGGSASPPAGDPGRPGHRGSRARGCSRSPGKRKNKSSGRRSKSPRSKRSRSPHHSTVKVKQEREDHPRRGREERQHREPSGQEHRRARNSDRDRHRGHSHQRRSSNERPGSGQAQGRDRDIQNLQAQDAEREFYDARRRENRQKNEVNAGGKESQELVPRPGGNSKDKEAPAKEKPSFELSGALLEDTNTFRGVVIKYSEPPEARIPKKRWRLYPFKNDEVLPVMYIHRQSAYLLGRHRRIADIPIDHPSCSKQHAVFQYRLVEYTRADGTVGRRVRPYIIDLGSGNGTFLNNKRIEPQRYYELKEKDVLKFGFSSREYVLLHESSDTSEVDRKEDEDDEEEEEVSDS; encoded by the exons ATGAAGGAGGTAAAGAGCGAGCGGGAGCGGGGCACCCGGCGGAGGCACCGCGACGGGGACGTGGTGGCGGCGGCGATGGTGGTGAAGGTGAAGCAGGAGCGCCTGAGCCCGGAAGCCGCGCCTCCCGCCCACCGCCGCCCCGAGTCCTCTGGCGGGAGCGCGTCCCCGCCGGCCGGCGACCCGGGCCGCCCCGGGCACCGCGGGAGCCGAGCCCGCGGATGCAGCCG GTCTCCaggcaagaggaaaaacaagtcCTCGGGGAGAAGAAGCAAGTCTCCTCGGAGTAAGAGAAGCCGAAGCCCTCACCACTCGACAGTCAAAGTGAAGCAG GAACGCGAGGATCATCCCCGGAGAGGACGTGAAGAACGGCAGCACCGGGAACCATCGGGCCAGGAGCACAGGCGGGCTAGAAACAGTGACCGCGACAGACACAGGGGCCATTCCCACCAGAGGAGAAGCTCTAACGAGAGGCCTGGGAGTGGGCAGGCTCAGGGACGGGACCGAGACATTCAGAATCTACAGGCTCAGGATGCAGAGCGGGAGTTTTACGATGCCCGACGACGAGAGAATCGCCAGAAGAATGAAGTTAATGCCGGTGGTAAGGAGTCTCAGGAGTTGGTTCCTCGGCCTGGTGGCAACAGTAAGGACAAAGAGGCACCCGCTAAAGAAAAGCCAAGCTTTGAACTTTCTGGGGCACTTCTTGAGGACACTAACACCTTCCGGGGTGTCGTCATTAAATATAGTGAGCCCCCAGAGGCACGTATCCCCAAAAAACGATGGCGCCTCTACCCCTTTAAAAATGACGAGGTGCTTCCTGTCATGTACATCCACCGGCAGAGCGCCTACCTCCTGGGCCGGCACCGCCGCATAGCAGACATCCCAATCGATCATCCCTCCTGCTCCAAGCAGCACGCAGTCTTTCAGTATCG GCTTGTGGAATATACCCGTGCTGATGGGACAGTTGGCCGAAGGGTGAGGCCCTACATCATTGACCTTGGCTCAGGCAATGGAACGTTCTTGAACAACAAGCGTATTGAGCCACAGAGATACTATGAACTAAAGGAAAAAGATGTACTTAAATTTGGGTTCAGCAGCAGAGAGTATGTCCTGCTTCACGAGTCCTCTGACACCTCTGAAGTAGACAGGAAAGAAGATGAGGatgacgaggaggaggaggaagtatCTGACAGCTAG